GATTGCGACTGTAGCGGAACAGGCCTTTATCGATAATAGTTGTCGTGGGATGCCAGGGTTCGACGTGGGTTTTTGCCTCGAGGAAGTGGAACAGCGCGATCAAGGCAAGAATTATCGACAGGACAATCAGGGCGATGCCGGTCAACCAAAGCAGATCCCAGGTGGATATCGGTAGCGGCACAATCCAGTCGACGAGGTATCCAAGACCGATAATTCCGATGACCAGCAGCGGCGGGGGAAACTTTAAGCCTGGCCCGCGCCTGTCCTCAATGTCACTCATCGGGGTAATCCGGATCAGCTGCC
The Gammaproteobacteria bacterium DNA segment above includes these coding regions:
- a CDS encoding isoprenylcysteine carboxylmethyltransferase family protein, whose product is MSDIEDRRGPGLKFPPPLLVIGIIGLGYLVDWIVPLPISTWDLLWLTGIALIVLSIILALIALFHFLEAKTHVEPWHPTTTIIDKGLFRYSRNPIYLAFCSTTVGSGLALNSWWIVMGVLPLVYLLQKLVIKREETYLETKFGKVYLDYKSRVRRWL